A genomic stretch from Helianthus annuus cultivar XRQ/B chromosome 1, HanXRQr2.0-SUNRISE, whole genome shotgun sequence includes:
- the LOC110877873 gene encoding tryptamine 5-hydroxylase: protein MSPTQVFSHQQLKMDDFTFAVVCMSLVSFTTITYFLRCRKPSTSATHLPPSPPGLPVIGHLHYLTDLPHQAFARLANQLGPIFYLRLGQVPTIVVSSAQLAELVLKTHDHVFANRPQLISAQYLSFGCSDVTFSKYGPYWRQARKICVTELLSPKRVNSFQLVRNEEVTRLVQAVSTRSGVETDLSELIFRLANDMLCRVAFGKRFVPGEKKKNLVSVLSETQALFAGFGLGEFYPELEWVNTVSGMKRRLMKNLKDLTEVCDDIIHEHLKNKVEPGKEDFVDVLLRVQQQHDLEVPITDANLKALVLDMFVAGTDTTSATLEWAMTELVLHPKVMKKAQDEIRGIVGSKGEVEERHLHQFHYLTCVIKETMRLHPAAPLLVPRESMQRCTLNGYDVPEKTRVLVNAYAIGRDPNLWENPLVYDPERFVGKDIDFKGHDFRFLPFGSGRRGCPGSAFGLATVQLALAQLLHHFNWEHSGPSTDVDLEEIFGLAIRKKTALILVPTNNKNPGDQQ, encoded by the exons ATGTCACCAACACAGGTATTCTCTCATCAACAACTCAAAATGGACGATTTTACCTTTGCAGTTGTTTGCATGTCCCTTGTATCCTTTACCACCATTACGTACTTTCTCCGGTGCCGGAAACCCTCAACTTCGGCCACCCATCTCCCACCATCACCGCCCGGACTCCCTGTCATCGGCCACCTCCACTACCTTACCGATCTGCCCCACCAAGCCTTTGCCCGTCTTGCCAACCAACTCGGTCCCATTTTCTACCTTCGACTTGGTCAAGTCCCAACAATCGTTGTATCGTCAGCCCAACTCGCTGAACTAGTCCTAAAAACCCATGATCACGTTTTCGCAAACCGCCCGCAACTCATTTCCGCTCAATACCTATCATTTGGTTGCTCGGACGTCACGTTTTCGAAATACGGCCCGTATTGGCGCCAAGCCCGGAAAATTTGTGTCACCGAGTTACTGAGTCCAAAACGAGTCAACTCGTTCCAACTCGTTAGAAACGAGGAAGTGACTCGGTTGGTTCAAGCTGTGTCAACTCGTTCAGGGGTTGAAACTGATTTGAGCGAGTTAATTTTCCGGTTGGCTAACGACATGCTTTGTCGAGTTGCGTTTGGAAAACGATTTGTTCCCGGGGAGAAAAAGAAAAATTTGGTGAGTGTTCTGAGTGAAACTCAAGCGTTGTTTGCTGGGTTTGGTTTAGGCGAGTTTTATCCCGAGTTGGAGTGGGTTAACACGGTGAGTGGGATGAAGAGGAGGTTGATGAAGAATTTAAAAGATTTGACGGAGGTTTGTGATGATATAATACATGAGCACTTGAAGAACAAAGTTGAACCAGGAAAAGAAGACTTTGTTGATGTTTTGCTTCGTGTTCAACAGCAGCATGATTTGGAGGTTCCCATTACTGATGCTAATCTTAAAGCTCTTGTTCTG GACATGTTTGTAGCAGGAACAGACACAACATCAGCAACTCTGGAATGGGCAATGACAGAACTAGTACTACATCCAAAAGTAATGAAGAAAGCCCAAGATGAAATAAGAGGAATTGTAGGAAGCAAAGGGGAGGTTGAAGAACGCCATCTTCACCAATTTCATTACTTAACATGTGTAATCAAGGAAACTATGCGGTTACACCCTGCAGCCCCGCTTCTGGTTCCTCGAGAGTCGATGCAAAGATGCACCCTGAATGGGTACGACGTGCCCGAAAAAACCCGAGTTTTGGTCAATGCATATGCAATAGGACGTGACCCAAACTTGTGGGAGAATCCTTTGGTGTATGACCCTGAGAGGTTTGTGGGGAAGGATATTGACTTTAAAGGTCATGACTTTCGGTTTTTACCATTTGGAAGTGGAAGGCGAGGGTGTCCCGGTAGTGCATTTGGATTGGCTACGGTCCAGCTAGCTTTGGCTCAGTTATTGCACCATTTCAATTGGGAACACTCCGGGCCCAGTACTGATGTTGATTTGGAAGAGATTTTCGGGTTGGCTATTAGGAAAAAAACAGCTTTAATACTGGTGCCAACCAACAACAAGAATCCAGGGGATCAACAATGA